A window of Ananas comosus cultivar F153 linkage group 4, ASM154086v1, whole genome shotgun sequence contains these coding sequences:
- the LOC109709294 gene encoding NADH--cytochrome b5 reductase 1-like isoform X1: MELFDGYSLRIEIVGIVVAVFAIAAASTYLFFTKKSKGCLDPENFKNFKLVERKQLSHNVAKFRFALPTPASVLGLPIGQHISCRGRDNLGEEVIKPYTPTTLDSDVGYFELVIKMYPQGRMSHHFREMRVGDYLSVKGPKGRFKYQPGQVRAFGMLAGGSGITPMFQVTRAILENPEDQTKVHLIYANVTYDDILLKEELDALASNYPKQFKVSYVLNQPPEGWNGGVGFVSKEMIQTHCPAPAPDIQILRCGPPPMNKAMGAHLDDLGYTKEMQFQF; this comes from the exons ATGGAGTTGTTTGATGGGTACTCCCTCAGGATTGAGATCGTGGGGATCGTCGTCGCCGTgttcgccatcgccgccgcctccacctATCTATTCTTCACCAAGAAATCAAAGG GCTGTTTGGATCCTGAAAACTTCAAGAACTTCAAACTCGTCGAGCGAAAGCAGCTGAGCCACAATGTGGCCAAGTTTCGATTCGCTCTTCCGACACCCGCTTCGGTGCTGGGACTTCCAATTGGCCAGCACATTAGCTGCAG GGGAAGGGACAATCTTGGTGAAGAAGTTATCAAACCGTATACGCCGACAACTTTAGACTCCGATGTTGGATACTTTGAACTTGTTATAAAG ATGTACCCTCAAGGAAGGATGTCGCACCATTTTCGCGAAATGCGAGTTGGCGATTACCTGTCTGTAAAGGGTCCGAAG GGACGTTTCAAGTATCAACCTGGGCAAGTCAGGGCATTTGGAATGCTAGCCGGTGGATCTGGGATTACTCCGATGTTTCAA GTTACAAGAGCAATACTGGAAAATCCAGAGGACCAAACAAAGGTTCATCTAATTTATGCTAACGTGACATACGACGACATTCTATTGAAG GAAGAGCTGGATGCGCTTGCTAGCAACTACCCAAAGCAGTTCAAAGTCTCCTATGTGTTGAATCAG CCTCCCGAGGGGTGGAATGGCGGTGTTGGCTTCGTCTCAAAGGAAATGATTCAAACTCATTGCCCAGCACCTGCACCTGACATCCAG ATTCTACGATGCGGTCCCCCTCCTATGAACAAAGCGATGGGCGCACATCTTGATGATCTAGGATACACAAAGGAGATGCAGTTCCAGTTTTAA
- the LOC109709285 gene encoding putative disease resistance protein RGA3: MADVVSSSLLRLVFDKLGAQVTKEFGLVMGVEKELNELETTLAAIRDVLADAEARQAQERALAGWLRRLKDAAFDADDVLDEVAAAEALRRTSRRNGSGTKAVLGKLSSLPNSIMFQSRIARKVKKIRERLDEIADERSKFHLREGVVHDCKIENSARAETGSFVVESEVYGREEDKEMIVEFLLAMSSEVDPGVIGIVGLGGLGKTTLAQLVYSDRRVCGHFEKMIWVCVSDDFDSRRLIRSIVESVTGAKFDLASMESMQRSLMERLEGKRFLLVLDDVWNENSEKWDRLRTLLTVGGRGSKVVVTTRSVRVASLMGTVEPHILRSLSEDDCWLLFERRAFGLDAGEKTENLVTIAKGIVKKAGGVPLAAKALGSLMRFKRRESEWLAIRDNDIWNLPDEENEILPALRLSYNHLPSHLKQCFAYCSIFAKDTPIYINKLVQLWIAEGFVRSLDRRAELTDIGLRYVDELLSRSLFESHERGSDGVVFSIKMHDLVHDLAQSVAGEECSIVDPSGTKRDIASTTRYSSFLCENEPISSVLEVLNKANKLRTLYLVAPDSRKVDLTKCPKKKEDDYNKILEILQIIFSNMKLLRSLHLAHYPMKELPVSVKNLRHLRYLNLSFTSLKNLPPSIGLLQNLQILNLARCQSLQALPESVGDLFNLYILDLSGCSSLLSLPSSIGRLRCLQNLDLSISGIQKLPESVSCLSDLRSLGLRHCYFVRELPENMENMASLVHLDIYACYELTCMPSGIGQLSCLRTLPIFVAGGRSKCSLGELNRLNLEGRLDIRKLENVKNAEEAKEANLIGKLNLQSLHLSWDLNAYKKTIVECASNNDDEEGMHKIMEAFLTHFKPFLAQEWDADCELAEKILQGLQPHQNLTVLEIEGYLGKTFPRWLSELTLPNLVELTLNTCVRCETLPEFNQLHHLKILVLNNLLAINRLPALGQLPSLKVLKLSVLPGVKCLGSDFYGGDGAFFTLEELELSCMPELEEWFGVAGPEFFPHLSNLTIMLCPKLRALPSDFPLVKELSMCCDDKLLLSAFESGAFLNLEKLDIQNCTSLLKSSLPQVLIERFRSNPGLLHSMSASGQCYNGDSLVDLVAESLNDVQNRSELDGEIQYHFVQ; the protein is encoded by the coding sequence ATGGCAGACGTAGTGAGCTCGAGCCTCCTGAGGTTGGTGTTTGACAAGCTGGGAGCCCAGGTCACGAAGGAGTTCGGGCTAGTGATGGGCGTCGAGAAAGAGCTGAACGAGCTGGAGACGACCCTCGCCGCGATCCGCGACGTGCTCGCGGACGCGGAGGCGCGGCAGGCGCAGGAGCGAGCTCTCGCCGGGTGGCTGAGGAGGCTCAAGGACGCCGCATTCGACGCCGACGACGTGCTCGACGAGGTCGCCGCCGCCGAAGCACTCAGAAGGACGTCCCGCCGGAACGGAAGCGGCACAAAGGCGGTGCTCGGTAAGCTGTCTTCCCTCCCCAACTCTATCATGTTTCAGTCTAGAATAGCCAGgaaggttaaaaaaattagggagaGATTAGATGAGATTGCGGACGAGAGATCGAAGTTTCATTTGCGCGAGGGAGTGGTACATGATTGTAAGATAGAGAATTCAGCAAGAGCGGAAACCGGGTCTTTTGTAGTCGAATCGGAGGTTTACGGTAGAGAGGAGGATAAAGAAATGATAGTTGAGTTTCTGCTGGCCATGTCAAGTGAGGTTGATCCTGGGGTTATTGGGATTGTTGGGTTGGGAGGGCTCGGTAAGACGACTCTCGCGCAGTTAGTCTATAGTGATCGAAGGGTGTGCGGCCATTTCGAGAAGATGATATGGGTTTGTGTCTCTGATGATTTTGACTCTAGACGGCTTATTAGATCGATCGTGGAATCTGTAACCGGAGCAAAGTTTGATCTCGCGAGCATGGAGTCGATGCAGCGTTCGCTTATGGAAAGGCTGGAAGGAAAGAGATTCTTGCTTGTGCTCGATGATGTTTGGAATGAGAATTCTGAGAAGTGGGATAGATTGAGGACTTTGCTGACCGTCGGCGGCAGGGGAAGTAAGGTCGTAGTGACCACTCGGAGCGTAAGAGTTGCCTCTTTGATGGGCACGGTTGAGCCTCACATTTTGCGCAGTCTATCGGAGGATGATTGCTGGTTGTTGTTTGAGCGGAGAGCATTCGGGTTGGATGCCGGAGAGAAGACAGAAAACTTGGTAACCATCGCAAAAGGGATTGTGAAGAAAGCCGGCGGTGTTCCCTTGGCAGCAAAGGCTTTAGGTAGTTTAATGCGATTCAAGCGAAGGGAAAGCGAGTGGTTGGCAATTAGGGACAATGATATCTGGAACTTACCAGATGAAGAGAATGAAATTTTACCCGCCCTAAGGTTGAGTTACAATCATTTGCCATCACACTTGAAGCAATGCTTTGCATATTGCTCCATATTTGCGAAGGATACTCcgatatatataaacaaattagtCCAACTTTGGATTGCAGAAGGCTTCGTTCGGTCATTAGATAGGCGAGCAGAATTGACTGATATTGGTTTGCGCTATGTGGATGAGTTATTATCAAGATCTCTCTTTGAGAGTCATGAGAGAGGCTCAGATGGTGTAgtatttagtataaaaatgcATGACCTAGTTCACGATCTTGCACAGTCCGTTGCAGGGGAAGAATGCTCAAttgttgaccctagtggtaCCAAAAGAGACATTGCTTCAACCACACGTTATTCATCATTTCTCTGCGAAAACGAGCCAATATCGTCGGTTCTAGAAGTTTTGAATAAGGCAAATAAATTGCGAACCTTATATTTAGTTGCACCGGATTCCAGGAAAGTAGACCTAACTAAGTGTCCTAAAAAAAAGGAGGACGACTACAATAAGATTCTCGAGATTCTTCAAATTATATTCTCTAACATGAAGCTTCTAAGATCACTTCATCTTGCCCACTACCCCATGAAAGAACTTCCAGTTTCGGTTAAAAATCTTCGGCATCTAAGGTATCTTAATCTGTCATTTACAAGCCTTAAAAACCTACCACCATCAATTGGCCTCCTTCAGAATCTGCAGATCTTGAACCTAGCAAGATGTCAAAGTCTACAAGCATTGCCAGAATCCGTTGGTGACCTCTTCAATCTCTATATATTGGACCTTAGTGGCTGTTCGAGCCTCCTTTCTTTACCATCCTCAATCGGCCGTCTCAGGTGTTTGCAAAACTTAGACCTCTCCATTTCTGGCATCCAAAAGTTGCCCGAATCCGTTAGCTGCCTCTCAGATCTTCGATCATTGGGACTTAGACACTGTTACTTTGTACGCGAGCTTCCGGAAAACATGGAAAACATGGCAAGCCTTGTACATCTAGACATATATGCTTGCTATGAACTGACATGTATGCCTTCAGGGATAGGACAATTGAGTTGCCTTCGAACACTACCGATCTTTGTGGCTGGCGGAAGGAGCAAGTGCAGCCTTGGAGAGCTCAACCGACTCAATCTTGAAGGCCGATTAGATATAAGAAAGCTGGAAAATGTGAAAAATGCAGAAGAGGCTAAGGAGGCTAACTTGATCGGAAAGCTGAATCTTCAATCACTGCATTTGTCATGGGATCTGAATGCTTACAAAAAGACAATAGTTGAATGTGCAAGTAACAACGATGATGAAGAAGGCATGCACAAAATCATGGAAGCATTTCTGACACACTTCAAACCATTTCTGGCACAGGAGTGGGATGCGGACTGTGAGTTGGCTGAGAAAATTCTTCAGGGTCTCCAACCGCATCAAAATTTGACTGTATTAGAGATTGAAGGCTACTTGGGAAAAACTTTTCCAAGATGGTTGTCGGAGTTGACACTTCCTAATCTTGTAGAGCTTACGCTAAACACTTGTGTCAGATGTGAGACTCTCCCTGAGTTCAACCAGCTGCATCACCTTAAGATCCTTGTATTAAACAATCTTCTTGCTATCAACCGCCTTCCGGCCCTTGGGCAGTTGCCTTCTCTGAAGGTCCTGAAATTATCTGTTCTTCCTGGGGTCAAGTGCTTGGGCTCAGACTTTTATGGTGGGGATGGTGCGTTCTTTACTTTGGAGGAATTGGAACTATCATGTATGCCTGAGTTGGAGGAGTGGTTTGGAGTTGCGGGGCCGGAATTCTTTCCTCATCTCTCGAACCTGACGATAATGTTATGCCCAAAACTGAGAGCATTGCCGTCAGATTTCCCATTAGTTAAAGAGCTTTCAATGTGTTGCGACGACAAGTTACTTCTTTCTGCCTTTGAGAGCGGAGCATTTCTGAATCTTGAGAAACTAGATATACAGAACTGCACGAGTCTCTTAAAGTCATCTCTACCTCAAGTGCTTATCGAGCGTTTCAGATCTAATCCTGGATTATTACATAGCATGTCAGCTTCAGGTCAGTGTTACAATGGTGACAGTCTCGTCGATCTCGTTGCTGAGTCTCTGAACGATGTGCAGAATCGATCTGAACTTGACGGGGAAATCCAGTATCATTTTGTCCAGTAA
- the LOC109709293 gene encoding myb-related protein 306-like gives MGRPPCCDKVGIKKGPWTPEEDIILVSYIQEHGPGNWRSVPTNTGLMRCSKSCRLRWTNYLRPGIKRGNFTPHEEGMIVHLQSLLGNRWAAIASYLPQRTDNDIKNYWNTHLKKKIKKLQTDAQDSYYNMASSDTISPPFNDPTSKGYSSTEAPLPSSFHSSSLYASSAENISRLLEGWMRSSSPNSYHENSQQESPLIAANNYSSSQENGDDQGAGCALINNQCGREQLESLLVFENIGACWEKPVGEPLADQLIAAADHEHNQGEVKQKQEQYPLCFLEKWLLDEATSGHVEGLMEFSPEQCCSNPMF, from the exons ATGGGAAGGCCTCCTTGCTGTGACAAGGTTGGGATCAAGAAAGGGCCCTGGACTCCTGAAGAGGACATCATCTTGGTCTCCTACATCCAAGAACATGGCCCTGGTAACTGGAGATCAGTGCCTACAAACACtg GCTTGATGAGGTGCAGTAAGAGTTGCAGATTAAGATGGACTAATTACCTTCGACCCGGAATTAAACGCGGAAATTTCACTCCACATGAAGAAGGGATGATCGTTCATCTCCAATCTTTGCTTGGAAACAG GTGGGCTGCTATAGCTTCATACCTCCCCCAGAGAACAGATAATGATATAAAGAACTACTGGAACACCCACCtcaagaagaagatcaagaagctGCAAACAGATGCACAAGATAGCTATTACAATATGGCATCATCTGATACAATAAGCCCACCCTTCAATGATCCCACATCAAAGGGCTACAGCAGCACAGAAGCTCCACTCCCCTCTTCTTTTCATAGCTCCTCTCTCTACGCCTCGAGCGCGGAGAACATCTCGAGGCTCCTCGAAGGGTGGATGAGATCCTCATCACCAAACTCCTACCACGAGAATAGCCAACAAGAGAGCCCTTTGATCGCCGCCAACAACTACAGCAGTAGCCAAGAGAACGGAGACGATCAAGGCGCTGGTTGCGCTCTCATCAATAACCAATGCGGTCGCGAACAGCTCGAGTCGCTGCTCGTGTTTGAGAACATAGGCGCCTGCTGGGAAAAGCCGGTCGGCGAGCCGCTAGCGGATCAGCTTATTGCTGCAGCTGATCATGAACATAACCAGGGGGAGGTTAAGCAGAAGCAGGAGCAGTATCCCTTGTGCTTCTTGGAGAAGTGGCTTTTGGATGAGGCCACATCAGGGCATGTGGAAGGGCTCATGGAGTTCTCTCCTGAGCAATGTTGCTCAAACCCAATGTTCTaa
- the LOC109709295 gene encoding binding partner of ACD11 1-like isoform X1, with amino-acid sequence MSGGRYTVEVTNLSSKVAEKDLYNFFSFSGFIEHIEITRSGDYGSTAYVTFKEPYALETAVLLSGATIVDQPVCITRWGQYEEACNFWDRPSWKVEDDTESSTERSYQFNTTLREAFTMAQDVVKAMLSKGYELSKDAMIKAKAFDESHQVSSTPAAKVAEFGKKVGLTDKIYAGVNTVRSVDERLGKEMAVNTMPIILYYIYIYIRKCVDVSASLTSILCWFVLFFFEIKIARHSFHLFEK; translated from the exons ATGAGCGGAGGCCGGTATACAGTGGAAGTTACAAACCTCTCCAGTAAAGTAGCCGAGAAAGATCTCTataacttcttttctttctccggCTTTATCGAGCATATTGAAATTACAAG ATCTGGGGATTACGGTTCTACTGCTTACGTAACATTCAAAGAGCCTTATGCCTTAGAGACTGCAGTATTGCTAAGC GGAGCTACCATTGTGGATCAACCAGTATGCATAACTCGCTGGGGACAATATGAGGAAGCTTGTAATTTCTGGGACAGGCCCTCTTGGAAGGTTGAAGATGATACTGAGTCCAGT ACTGAACGGTCGTACCAGTTCAACACAACCCTGAGGGAAGCATTCACGATGGCACAAGACGTGGTCAAAGCGATGCTCTCGAAGGGCTACGAGCTAAGCAAGGATGCTATGATCAAGGCCAAAGCTTTCGACGAGTCTCATCAGGTCTCGTCCACGCCTGCAGCGAAGGTTGCGGAGTTCGGCAAGAAGGTCGGACTAACAGATAAGATCTATGCTGGGGTCAATACAGTTCGATCAGTCGATGAGAGGCTTGGAAAAGAAATGGCAGTCAATACGATGcccattatattatattatatatatatatatataagaaaatgtGTTGATGTTTCCGCGTCTCTAACGTCTATTCTTTGCtggtttgttctttttttttttgagataaagatAGCACGCcattcttttcatttatttgaaaaataa
- the LOC109709295 gene encoding binding partner of ACD11 1-like isoform X2, with amino-acid sequence MNLKPRSGDYGSTAYVTFKEPYALETAVLLSGATIVDQPVCITRWGQYEEACNFWDRPSWKVEDDTESSTERSYQFNTTLREAFTMAQDVVKAMLSKGYELSKDAMIKAKAFDESHQVSSTPAAKVAEFGKKVGLTDKIYAGVNTVRSVDERLGKEMAVNTMPIILYYIYIYIRKCVDVSASLTSILCWFVLFFFEIKIARHSFHLFEK; translated from the exons ATGAATCTCAAACCTCG ATCTGGGGATTACGGTTCTACTGCTTACGTAACATTCAAAGAGCCTTATGCCTTAGAGACTGCAGTATTGCTAAGC GGAGCTACCATTGTGGATCAACCAGTATGCATAACTCGCTGGGGACAATATGAGGAAGCTTGTAATTTCTGGGACAGGCCCTCTTGGAAGGTTGAAGATGATACTGAGTCCAGT ACTGAACGGTCGTACCAGTTCAACACAACCCTGAGGGAAGCATTCACGATGGCACAAGACGTGGTCAAAGCGATGCTCTCGAAGGGCTACGAGCTAAGCAAGGATGCTATGATCAAGGCCAAAGCTTTCGACGAGTCTCATCAGGTCTCGTCCACGCCTGCAGCGAAGGTTGCGGAGTTCGGCAAGAAGGTCGGACTAACAGATAAGATCTATGCTGGGGTCAATACAGTTCGATCAGTCGATGAGAGGCTTGGAAAAGAAATGGCAGTCAATACGATGcccattatattatattatatatatatatatataagaaaatgtGTTGATGTTTCCGCGTCTCTAACGTCTATTCTTTGCtggtttgttctttttttttttgagataaagatAGCACGCcattcttttcatttatttgaaaaataa
- the LOC109709294 gene encoding NADH--cytochrome b5 reductase 1-like isoform X2 — translation MGTPSGLRSWGSSSPCSPSPPPPPIYSSPRNQRNFKLVERKQLSHNVAKFRFALPTPASVLGLPIGQHISCRGRDNLGEEVIKPYTPTTLDSDVGYFELVIKMYPQGRMSHHFREMRVGDYLSVKGPKGRFKYQPGQVRAFGMLAGGSGITPMFQVTRAILENPEDQTKVHLIYANVTYDDILLKEELDALASNYPKQFKVSYVLNQPPEGWNGGVGFVSKEMIQTHCPAPAPDIQILRCGPPPMNKAMGAHLDDLGYTKEMQFQF, via the exons ATGGGTACTCCCTCAGGATTGAGATCGTGGGGATCGTCGTCGCCGTgttcgccatcgccgccgcctccacctATCTATTCTTCACCAAGAAATCAAAGG AACTTCAAACTCGTCGAGCGAAAGCAGCTGAGCCACAATGTGGCCAAGTTTCGATTCGCTCTTCCGACACCCGCTTCGGTGCTGGGACTTCCAATTGGCCAGCACATTAGCTGCAG GGGAAGGGACAATCTTGGTGAAGAAGTTATCAAACCGTATACGCCGACAACTTTAGACTCCGATGTTGGATACTTTGAACTTGTTATAAAG ATGTACCCTCAAGGAAGGATGTCGCACCATTTTCGCGAAATGCGAGTTGGCGATTACCTGTCTGTAAAGGGTCCGAAG GGACGTTTCAAGTATCAACCTGGGCAAGTCAGGGCATTTGGAATGCTAGCCGGTGGATCTGGGATTACTCCGATGTTTCAA GTTACAAGAGCAATACTGGAAAATCCAGAGGACCAAACAAAGGTTCATCTAATTTATGCTAACGTGACATACGACGACATTCTATTGAAG GAAGAGCTGGATGCGCTTGCTAGCAACTACCCAAAGCAGTTCAAAGTCTCCTATGTGTTGAATCAG CCTCCCGAGGGGTGGAATGGCGGTGTTGGCTTCGTCTCAAAGGAAATGATTCAAACTCATTGCCCAGCACCTGCACCTGACATCCAG ATTCTACGATGCGGTCCCCCTCCTATGAACAAAGCGATGGGCGCACATCTTGATGATCTAGGATACACAAAGGAGATGCAGTTCCAGTTTTAA